ACAGAATTCAAACCACTATTTTACGAATACAAAGAACACGGCGGAACAAAAGAAGCTTCAAAACAGCTCAACATTGACGAGCATAGAATAGTAAAAACCCTTGTTTTAGAAGATTCAAACAAAAAAGGCCTTATAGTTCTAATGAATGGCGACATGGAAGTATCTTTCAAAAAACTCGCTCGCTTAATAGGTGTTAAAAGCGTCTCTCTATGCAAACCTGACAAAGCAAACAGATATTCGGGCTATGTTGTGGGCGGAACATCTCCGTTTGGTTTTAAAACAAAACTTCCCATATACGCCCAGAAAGATATATTCGAGTATGAAAAAATAATAATCAACGGCGGCCAAAGGGGTTTTCTAATAGAAATATCAACAGAAAAACTAAAAGAGTTGCTAAATCCTACAATAGCGGATATAGGACTAAAAGAACAAAATTAAAATCCTACTTGCCTTATAGCTTCGTAAAGCACAATCGAAACGCTATCCGACAGATTAATCGAGCG
This genomic stretch from Hippea alviniae EP5-r harbors:
- a CDS encoding aminoacyl-tRNA deacylase; protein product: MKKQKIPSTAATRFLKVNKTEFKPLFYEYKEHGGTKEASKQLNIDEHRIVKTLVLEDSNKKGLIVLMNGDMEVSFKKLARLIGVKSVSLCKPDKANRYSGYVVGGTSPFGFKTKLPIYAQKDIFEYEKIIINGGQRGFLIEISTEKLKELLNPTIADIGLKEQN